A region of Paractinoplanes abujensis DNA encodes the following proteins:
- a CDS encoding PLD nuclease N-terminal domain-containing protein, whose translation MAQVIALLLMLDVALVLIALVDCLRADESAIRTAPWAAWMFAILLISPIGAIAWFVKGRPVTAVPLRARPVFVAPDDNPAFLKSLTTAIRERDLDA comes from the coding sequence ATGGCTCAGGTAATCGCTCTGCTGTTGATGCTCGACGTCGCGCTGGTGCTCATCGCCCTGGTCGACTGCCTCCGCGCCGACGAGAGCGCCATCCGCACCGCACCTTGGGCGGCGTGGATGTTCGCCATCCTGCTGATCTCCCCGATCGGGGCGATCGCGTGGTTCGTCAAGGGCCGCCCGGTCACCGCCGTCCCCCTGCGGGCACGCCCGGTGTTCGTGGCCCCCGACGACAACCCCGCGTTCCTGAAGTCCCTGACCACCGCCATCCGCGAGCGCGACCTGGACGCCTGA
- a CDS encoding UvrD-helicase domain-containing protein: MTAGEGPPDDPLLAEMATAVAEAGPDFVATIRADQDELIRTAPESVLIIQGGPGTGKTDTALRRVAWLLGQPDLGLSAPEVLVVGPSYAFAQRTRGLLDAWGCAGVAHSSIEGLLPKASTGRPEAPHVTRLKGEARMAGLLGRALDKHREQRAKVPALIAVRGQVVTLDPATIQRVMTTAKASEATPSDRRRLLRAALVSGTQDPRLILEAADMLADRLWPEFDAPTFLTELFGSRALLTAAAGGEFTDREINALYRLDGEEPPFGEADLPLLDEAEHLSGQEPQTYAHVVVDEAQDLSPMQLRAISRRSSNGSLTVVGDMAQSTGPWARDDWHDVLAHLPSEMPHVHRELRFGYRVPRQIFELAAELLPTAAPSVQPPTTVREGPADPMIAPVDPENRAGVVVAAAADHAADGRSVAIICPARCREEVEALLRAEELPWRTAPGDERSPAITLLGPHEAKGLEFDAAIVVEPGFIVDDDPRGHRLLYTALTRATGHLHLVGAPEDLPAGEPVAIAAPAVEEPPSPEPPAPPAPLDPQVQEQIDMVAHALAETLLANLTPELWPVALDRLIDMINPDS; this comes from the coding sequence TTGACCGCCGGGGAGGGCCCGCCCGACGACCCTTTGCTGGCCGAGATGGCCACGGCCGTCGCCGAGGCCGGGCCGGACTTCGTGGCCACCATCCGGGCCGACCAGGACGAGCTGATCCGTACGGCGCCCGAGAGCGTGCTGATCATTCAGGGCGGGCCGGGCACCGGCAAGACCGACACCGCGCTGCGCCGGGTGGCCTGGCTGCTCGGCCAGCCCGACCTGGGCCTGAGCGCGCCCGAGGTGCTGGTGGTGGGGCCGTCGTACGCCTTCGCCCAGCGCACCCGCGGCCTGCTCGACGCGTGGGGCTGCGCAGGGGTGGCGCACAGCTCGATCGAGGGGTTGCTGCCCAAGGCGTCCACCGGCCGTCCCGAGGCGCCGCACGTGACCCGGCTCAAGGGCGAGGCGCGGATGGCCGGTCTGCTCGGCCGCGCGCTCGACAAACACCGCGAGCAGCGGGCCAAAGTGCCGGCCCTGATCGCCGTACGGGGGCAGGTGGTGACCCTCGACCCGGCGACCATCCAACGCGTGATGACCACGGCCAAGGCGAGTGAGGCGACCCCGAGCGACCGGCGGCGCCTGCTGCGGGCCGCGCTGGTGTCGGGCACCCAGGACCCGCGGCTGATCCTCGAGGCCGCCGACATGCTGGCCGATCGGTTGTGGCCGGAGTTCGACGCGCCGACGTTCCTGACCGAGCTGTTCGGCTCGCGGGCGTTGCTGACCGCGGCGGCCGGCGGCGAGTTCACCGACCGTGAGATCAACGCGCTGTACCGGCTGGACGGCGAGGAGCCCCCGTTCGGCGAGGCCGACCTGCCGCTGCTGGACGAGGCCGAACATCTGTCGGGTCAGGAGCCGCAGACGTACGCCCATGTGGTGGTGGACGAGGCGCAGGACCTCTCCCCCATGCAGCTGCGGGCGATCTCGCGGCGCTCGTCCAACGGCTCGCTGACCGTGGTCGGCGACATGGCCCAGTCGACCGGGCCGTGGGCCCGCGACGACTGGCACGACGTGCTCGCGCACCTGCCCTCGGAGATGCCGCACGTGCACCGCGAGCTGCGGTTCGGCTATCGCGTGCCGCGGCAGATCTTCGAGCTGGCGGCCGAGCTGCTGCCCACCGCGGCGCCGAGCGTGCAGCCGCCCACGACCGTACGGGAAGGGCCGGCCGACCCGATGATCGCGCCGGTCGACCCCGAGAACAGGGCCGGTGTGGTGGTGGCGGCCGCGGCCGATCACGCCGCCGACGGGCGCTCGGTGGCGATCATCTGCCCGGCGCGCTGCCGCGAGGAGGTGGAGGCGCTGCTGCGGGCCGAGGAATTGCCCTGGCGTACGGCTCCCGGCGACGAACGCAGCCCGGCGATCACGCTGCTGGGGCCGCACGAGGCGAAGGGGCTGGAGTTCGACGCGGCGATCGTGGTCGAGCCCGGGTTCATTGTCGACGACGACCCGCGCGGGCATCGGCTGCTCTACACGGCGCTGACCCGGGCCACGGGCCACCTGCACCTCGTCGGCGCACCCGAGGACCTGCCGGCCGGGGAGCCTGTCGCCATCGCGGCGCCGGCGGTGGAGGAACCCCCTTCCCCCGAACCGCCGGCGCCGCCCGCTCCCCTTGATCCCCAGGTGCAAGAACAGATCGACATGGTGGCTCACGCGCTCGCTGAGACGCTGCTCGCGAACCTCACGCCGGAGTTGTGGCCGGTGGCGCTGGACCGCCTGATCGACATGATCAATCCGGACTCCTGA
- a CDS encoding MFS transporter, with amino-acid sequence MIDTRLDRRWAVTAVFFLNGLTLSTYIVRAPSFKSTHALSDALFGLSGLLFALAALVCMQAVGPLAARIGTRTILACALAVMPLLLAGLAVAPGPRWYLAGAAVLGGVHGATDAAMNASAVAVERAAGRPILNGCHAAWSISAVIASLSTAALAHAGVSLTVHLITAAAVLLLAGMITARRLPDSGRSETSAPARAGWSRPLVLLGLTATALMICEGAALGWGGIFLHEERGASLSLAAVGITAYTGAQALGRLAGDRFTDRNRLFRVGAAIATCGFTIGVLAPHPGVAVAGFALAGLGSSVLVPLTFSAVGRLPGASAAALVSRLTTFTYSGILLGPALIGGVADRIGLAPTMTVVIPLMLLALLLFPTQRGGRP; translated from the coding sequence GTGATCGACACCCGACTGGACCGCCGATGGGCCGTCACCGCCGTTTTCTTCCTCAACGGCCTGACGCTGTCCACCTACATCGTGCGCGCCCCTTCGTTCAAAAGCACCCATGCCCTGAGCGACGCCCTGTTCGGCTTGTCCGGGCTGTTGTTCGCCCTGGCCGCGCTGGTCTGCATGCAAGCAGTCGGGCCGCTGGCCGCCAGGATCGGCACCCGTACGATCCTCGCCTGCGCACTCGCGGTCATGCCTCTGCTGCTGGCCGGCCTGGCCGTCGCGCCCGGCCCGCGCTGGTACCTGGCCGGGGCGGCCGTGCTCGGCGGCGTGCACGGCGCCACCGACGCGGCGATGAACGCGAGCGCGGTGGCAGTCGAACGCGCGGCGGGTCGCCCGATCCTCAACGGCTGCCACGCGGCCTGGAGCATCAGCGCGGTCATCGCGTCGCTGTCCACAGCCGCGCTGGCCCACGCCGGCGTCTCCCTGACAGTGCACCTGATCACGGCCGCTGCCGTCCTGCTGCTCGCGGGAATGATCACCGCACGCCGGCTGCCGGACAGCGGCCGCTCCGAGACCTCCGCGCCGGCGCGAGCGGGCTGGAGCCGTCCGCTGGTCCTGCTCGGTCTGACCGCGACCGCGCTGATGATCTGCGAGGGGGCCGCGCTCGGCTGGGGCGGCATCTTCCTGCACGAGGAACGCGGCGCGTCGCTGAGCCTGGCCGCCGTGGGGATCACGGCCTACACCGGCGCGCAGGCCTTGGGCCGGCTGGCCGGGGACCGGTTCACCGATCGCAACCGGCTGTTCCGGGTCGGGGCGGCCATCGCCACCTGCGGGTTCACGATCGGGGTCCTGGCGCCGCACCCCGGGGTGGCCGTGGCGGGGTTCGCACTGGCGGGGCTCGGTTCCTCGGTGCTGGTGCCGCTGACGTTCAGCGCCGTCGGGCGGCTGCCCGGCGCCTCGGCCGCAGCCCTGGTCTCCCGGCTGACCACGTTCACGTACAGCGGGATTCTGCTCGGCCCGGCCCTGATCGGCGGGGTCGCCGACCGGATCGGCCTCGCTCCCACCATGACCGTGGTGATTCCGCTGATGCTGCTCGCACTGCTTCTCTTCCCGACGCAGAGGGGCGGCCGGCCGTGA
- a CDS encoding MerR family transcriptional regulator, which produces MAQSEDMLGDDDYPAYTMGRAAEIVGASQDFLRRLDEAKLFTPFRSAGGHRRYSRYQLRLAVRAREMVDQGTALESACRIIILEDQLEEALELNRKLQGGE; this is translated from the coding sequence ATGGCCCAGTCCGAGGACATGCTCGGCGACGACGACTATCCCGCCTACACCATGGGCCGCGCCGCGGAGATCGTGGGCGCCTCGCAGGATTTTCTGCGCCGCCTCGACGAGGCCAAACTGTTCACCCCGTTCCGCTCGGCCGGCGGCCACCGCCGATACTCCCGCTATCAGCTGCGACTCGCCGTACGGGCCCGGGAGATGGTCGACCAGGGCACCGCGCTCGAGTCCGCCTGCCGGATCATCATCCTCGAGGACCAGCTCGAGGAGGCTCTCGAGCTCAACCGCAAACTTCAGGGCGGCGAGTAG
- a CDS encoding DUF6510 family protein, whose protein sequence is MTNGTPLDGNAMAGDLREIFAVDVTAARYVCAGCTHADAVGTLLLWHQSPGLVARCPSCGDVVVTVVRAPDRVFLDLRGSVRLEVPLEGS, encoded by the coding sequence GTGACGAACGGGACACCGCTCGACGGCAACGCGATGGCCGGTGACCTGCGCGAGATCTTCGCCGTGGACGTGACGGCGGCGCGCTATGTGTGCGCGGGCTGCACCCACGCCGACGCGGTGGGCACGCTGCTGCTGTGGCACCAGTCCCCGGGCCTGGTGGCGCGCTGCCCGAGCTGCGGGGACGTCGTGGTCACCGTCGTGCGCGCGCCCGATCGGGTCTTCCTCGACCTACGGGGCAGCGTACGGCTCGAAGTGCCGCTCGAAGGCAGCTGA
- a CDS encoding TM2 domain-containing protein translates to MTATTTAATGQKSWVVALLLSFFLGVIGAHRFYVGKIGTGLLMLVTLGGFGVWALIDFIMIIIGKFSDKQGLALAR, encoded by the coding sequence ATGACTGCCACGACCACTGCTGCGACCGGCCAGAAGTCCTGGGTTGTCGCCCTGCTGCTCAGCTTCTTCCTCGGCGTGATCGGCGCCCACCGCTTCTACGTCGGAAAGATCGGGACCGGCCTGCTCATGCTGGTCACCCTGGGCGGCTTCGGCGTCTGGGCGCTTATCGACTTCATCATGATCATCATCGGCAAGTTCTCCGACAAGCAGGGCCTCGCTCTCGCCCGCTGA
- a CDS encoding ferredoxin reductase, producing the protein MARTAVSGRLTWRAATLAEARWETPTARTLVLDVPDWPGHLPGQHIDVRLTAEDGYRAQRSYSIASAWPHPEGRVELTIQRLDDGEVSPYLTDVVEPGEQIELRGPVGGWFVWRDKQPAPVLLVAGGSGVVPLMAMVRARATASARQPFRLLYSVRTPEDVLYADELRRRVRDDAGLDVHYVYTRKTPDGWPSPPKRIDVAALNTYGWPPDFEPDCYVCGPTTFVETAADILVALGHDPRRIRTERFGGTS; encoded by the coding sequence ATGGCGCGAACAGCGGTATCAGGGCGACTGACCTGGCGGGCGGCCACGCTGGCCGAGGCCCGGTGGGAGACGCCGACGGCGCGCACGCTCGTGCTCGACGTGCCGGACTGGCCGGGCCACCTGCCCGGCCAGCACATCGACGTGCGGCTGACGGCCGAGGACGGGTATCGCGCGCAGCGCAGCTACTCGATCGCCTCGGCCTGGCCGCACCCCGAGGGCAGGGTCGAGCTGACGATCCAGCGGCTCGACGACGGCGAGGTGTCGCCCTACCTGACCGACGTGGTCGAGCCGGGCGAGCAGATCGAGCTGCGCGGCCCGGTGGGCGGCTGGTTCGTCTGGCGTGACAAGCAGCCGGCGCCGGTGCTGCTGGTGGCGGGCGGCTCAGGCGTGGTGCCGCTGATGGCGATGGTGCGGGCCCGGGCCACGGCGAGCGCGCGGCAACCCTTCCGGCTGCTCTATTCGGTCCGTACGCCGGAGGATGTGCTCTACGCCGACGAGCTGCGCCGACGCGTACGGGATGACGCCGGTCTGGACGTCCATTACGTCTACACCCGCAAGACTCCCGACGGATGGCCCTCGCCCCCGAAGAGGATCGACGTGGCCGCGCTGAACACGTACGGTTGGCCGCCGGACTTCGAGCCGGACTGTTACGTCTGCGGTCCCACCACGTTCGTCGAGACCGCCGCCGACATCCTGGTGGCGCTCGGTCACGACCCGCGCCGGATCCGCACCGAACGCTTCGGGGGTACGTCGTGA
- a CDS encoding SGNH/GDSL hydrolase family protein produces the protein MGRRLSLLACLVVTTLLTFTLAAPARAASSIDYVALGDSYSSGVGAPGQSILCFRSAQGYPGQWAARNQPQSFTDLSCGGAETSDVRNLQVPFLSRSADLISITIGGNDAGFASTVLGCQTGTDAACAAKVNSARTDITSTLPAKLDATYAAIKRKAPGARVIVLGYPALFDTSSASCGIIGMSLAKRRSLNEGAQVLNEVIAARAAAAGLTFSDVRDEFAGHGICSANPYLHGLTVVPPQNSFHPNLAGYTNGYLPALVSAL, from the coding sequence ATGGGCAGACGCCTATCCCTCCTAGCCTGTCTGGTCGTCACGACCCTGTTGACGTTCACCCTGGCCGCACCCGCCCGCGCGGCCTCGTCGATCGACTACGTCGCGCTCGGCGACTCCTACTCCTCGGGAGTCGGCGCGCCCGGCCAGAGCATCCTGTGCTTCCGCAGCGCCCAGGGTTACCCGGGCCAGTGGGCGGCGCGCAACCAACCCCAATCCTTCACCGACCTCAGCTGCGGGGGCGCCGAGACCTCCGACGTACGGAACCTGCAAGTGCCGTTCCTGAGCCGGTCGGCCGACCTGATCAGCATCACGATCGGCGGCAACGACGCGGGCTTCGCCTCGACCGTGCTGGGCTGCCAGACCGGCACCGACGCCGCCTGCGCGGCCAAGGTCAATTCGGCCCGTACGGACATCACCTCCACGCTGCCGGCCAAGCTCGACGCGACGTACGCGGCCATCAAGCGCAAGGCCCCCGGCGCGCGAGTGATCGTCCTGGGCTATCCCGCGCTGTTCGACACCTCGTCGGCGTCGTGCGGCATCATCGGGATGAGCCTGGCCAAACGGCGCTCGCTCAACGAGGGCGCCCAGGTGCTCAACGAGGTGATCGCGGCCCGGGCCGCAGCGGCCGGTCTCACGTTCTCCGACGTACGCGACGAGTTCGCCGGCCACGGCATCTGCTCGGCGAACCCCTACCTGCACGGCCTCACCGTGGTGCCGCCGCAGAACTCCTTCCACCCCAACCTCGCCGGCTACACGAACGGCTATTTGCCCGCCCTGGTCAGCGCGCTGTAG
- a CDS encoding sulfite oxidase-like oxidoreductase, which yields MGIISRGFGGRRRESVPGLPPGQYLTHDFPVLSAGPTPRIPLDRWRFTVTTETGEKTSWNWTEFQALPAEDVTVDIHCVTKWSKLGTTWRGVSLDTLLENVESAADYTMVHSFGGYTTNVPMEDLLDGKAWIAYKFDGEDLEPEHGGPARLVVPHLYFWKSAKWVNGLQLMNEDEPGFWEAAGYHMYGDPWREQRYQGD from the coding sequence ATGGGCATCATCTCCAGGGGATTCGGCGGCCGGCGGCGTGAGTCGGTGCCCGGCCTGCCGCCCGGTCAATATCTGACGCACGACTTCCCGGTGTTGTCGGCCGGGCCTACCCCGCGCATCCCGCTCGATCGCTGGCGCTTCACCGTCACCACCGAGACCGGCGAGAAGACGAGCTGGAACTGGACGGAGTTCCAGGCGCTGCCGGCCGAGGACGTCACGGTCGACATCCACTGCGTGACCAAGTGGTCGAAACTCGGCACGACCTGGCGCGGTGTCTCGCTCGACACCCTGCTGGAGAACGTCGAGTCGGCCGCCGACTACACGATGGTGCACAGCTTCGGCGGATACACCACGAACGTACCGATGGAAGATCTCCTCGACGGCAAGGCGTGGATCGCGTACAAGTTCGATGGTGAGGACCTCGAACCCGAGCACGGCGGCCCGGCCCGGCTCGTCGTTCCGCACCTTTATTTCTGGAAATCGGCGAAGTGGGTCAACGGCCTGCAGCTGATGAATGAGGATGAGCCCGGCTTCTGGGAGGCCGCGGGCTATCACATGTACGGAGACCCATGGCGCGAACAGCGGTATCAGGGCGACTGA
- a CDS encoding HAD family hydrolase: MLPLPEGEFDAYLFDCDGTIADSMPIHYLAWQRALAEYGATFPEELFYAWGGRTPVSVIEDLNEQQGLAMPVDLVDERREQVFQQLLPDVRAVPEVLEHILSSYGTLPFAVVSGSSRESVTASLNALGLLDRFDVMVCAGDYLNGKPDPECFLAAARLLGVSPGRCLVFEDTDFGVQAAAAAGMAAVRVPPPWQRHPSGVSSA; the protein is encoded by the coding sequence ATGTTGCCGCTGCCCGAGGGCGAGTTCGACGCGTACCTGTTCGACTGTGACGGCACCATCGCCGATTCGATGCCGATTCACTATCTGGCCTGGCAGCGGGCGCTGGCCGAATACGGCGCGACGTTCCCCGAGGAATTGTTCTACGCGTGGGGCGGCCGCACCCCGGTCTCGGTGATCGAGGACCTGAACGAGCAGCAGGGCCTGGCCATGCCGGTCGACCTGGTCGACGAGCGCCGCGAGCAGGTCTTCCAGCAGTTGCTGCCCGACGTGCGAGCGGTCCCCGAGGTTCTCGAGCACATTCTTTCCTCGTACGGGACATTGCCGTTCGCCGTCGTCTCGGGCAGCAGCCGGGAATCGGTGACGGCGTCGCTGAACGCGCTGGGCCTGCTCGACCGGTTCGACGTCATGGTGTGCGCGGGCGATTACCTGAACGGCAAGCCCGACCCGGAGTGCTTCCTGGCCGCGGCGCGCCTGCTGGGCGTTTCTCCCGGGCGCTGCCTGGTCTTCGAGGACACCGATTTCGGGGTGCAAGCGGCCGCGGCGGCCGGGATGGCAGCCGTACGGGTGCCGCCACCGTGGCAGCGGCACCCGTCGGGCGTCAGCTCAGCGTGA
- a CDS encoding carbohydrate-binding protein — protein sequence MKRSMTAALAVASTAITLLAGQPATAAGTQRGDGPAAGAAKPRVTGSYSTGAADAWAPLPTTPRGAQPDATVVVDPSQQRQHYSGIGFSIDETSVSNLWKLTPAERERAVKLLVDPREGAGFDRFRLTIGSPDLIEHLPFWSYDELPPGVTEDFELKYFSIQRDIDLHMVDTIKLIQKYNPQATFFASAWSAPAWMKTNNRFTGEVALKPGSTTEHYQVGRLRDDCIDVFARYYVKYIQSMRQHGITIDAITMLNEPGMDVVYPAMDISVEQQQKLAVAIKREFRRSHVKAQLYVHDFNFWDWRDPNSTATKNYYRIFNDPKTRQAADAIAFHPYWGDPAVMRDAYQQFGKPVHMTETSDLNPATVLSYFRLNASSYTLWAQATDQTGGTLHWTDKRDNNVDWEEVGRTTKWPDRLVKVNTETRTFSVRDELYPLGQFARYLSPRDVRVESSAPAAGVSNVVYRDGDRFTAILANSGAQKVVRIVLGDETQLVTVPANAYATYQWRADPPRRDHAPILREVPPLTVDQYATTLFRLSATDRDRDRLAYYATDLSTGVSVDASTGVVTLKPTTAGAQRLTFHVTDGAARDTVTVEVTVKPKGAPVGVRVEAESYAAQNGWTEGGASFVESNAGASGGKNVGWTAPGNWLSYRVDVARAGTYDLELRVANGTGAVATDAISFRDAAGAKLATVSVPDTGGWAAYQSVHVPVTLAAGDQLLTVHCETGGFNLDYLTLS from the coding sequence GTGAAGCGATCCATGACCGCGGCGCTGGCCGTGGCGTCGACGGCGATAACCCTGCTGGCCGGGCAGCCCGCAACGGCGGCCGGAACTCAGCGGGGCGACGGCCCGGCGGCCGGCGCAGCCAAGCCGCGGGTGACCGGCAGCTACTCGACCGGCGCGGCTGACGCCTGGGCCCCGCTGCCCACCACCCCGCGCGGCGCGCAACCCGATGCCACGGTGGTGGTCGACCCGTCTCAGCAGCGGCAGCATTACAGCGGCATCGGGTTCTCGATCGACGAGACCAGCGTCTCCAACCTGTGGAAGCTGACCCCGGCCGAGCGTGAGAGGGCCGTCAAGCTCCTGGTCGACCCCAGGGAGGGGGCCGGGTTCGACCGGTTCCGGCTGACCATCGGCAGCCCCGACCTGATCGAGCATCTGCCTTTCTGGTCGTACGACGAGTTGCCGCCGGGGGTGACCGAGGACTTCGAGCTCAAGTACTTCTCGATCCAGCGCGACATCGACCTGCACATGGTCGACACGATCAAGCTGATCCAGAAGTACAACCCGCAGGCCACGTTCTTCGCGTCGGCCTGGAGCGCGCCGGCCTGGATGAAGACCAACAACCGGTTCACCGGTGAGGTGGCGCTCAAGCCGGGCAGCACGACCGAGCATTACCAGGTCGGCCGGCTGCGGGACGACTGCATCGACGTGTTCGCGCGCTATTACGTCAAGTACATCCAGTCAATGCGTCAACATGGAATCACCATTGACGCGATCACGATGCTCAACGAGCCGGGCATGGACGTCGTCTACCCGGCCATGGACATCAGCGTCGAGCAGCAGCAGAAGCTGGCCGTCGCGATCAAGCGTGAGTTCCGCCGGTCCCACGTGAAAGCCCAGCTCTACGTGCACGACTTCAACTTCTGGGACTGGCGCGACCCGAACAGCACGGCCACCAAGAACTACTACCGGATCTTCAACGACCCGAAGACCCGGCAGGCGGCTGACGCGATCGCGTTCCACCCGTACTGGGGTGACCCGGCAGTCATGCGCGACGCTTATCAACAGTTCGGCAAGCCTGTGCACATGACCGAGACGAGCGACCTCAACCCGGCCACGGTGCTCAGCTACTTCCGGCTGAACGCAAGCAGCTACACCCTGTGGGCGCAGGCCACCGACCAGACCGGCGGCACACTGCACTGGACCGACAAGCGCGACAACAACGTCGACTGGGAGGAGGTCGGCCGCACCACCAAGTGGCCCGATCGCCTCGTCAAGGTCAACACCGAGACCCGGACCTTCTCCGTACGGGATGAGCTCTACCCACTCGGCCAGTTCGCCCGCTACCTGAGCCCGCGCGACGTCCGCGTCGAGTCGAGCGCCCCCGCCGCGGGCGTGAGCAACGTCGTCTACCGCGACGGCGACCGGTTCACGGCGATCCTGGCCAACTCCGGGGCCCAGAAGGTCGTCCGTATCGTCCTGGGCGACGAAACGCAGCTGGTCACTGTGCCCGCCAACGCGTACGCCACCTATCAGTGGAGGGCCGACCCGCCCCGCCGCGACCATGCCCCGATCCTGCGCGAGGTCCCGCCGCTGACAGTCGACCAGTACGCCACCACCCTGTTCCGCCTGTCGGCCACCGACCGTGATCGCGACCGCCTGGCCTACTACGCCACCGACTTGTCCACAGGTGTGTCGGTGGACGCGTCCACAGGTGTGGTCACGCTCAAGCCAACCACCGCGGGAGCCCAGCGGCTCACTTTCCACGTCACCGACGGAGCGGCCCGCGACACGGTGACGGTCGAGGTCACCGTGAAGCCGAAGGGCGCTCCGGTGGGTGTACGGGTGGAAGCCGAGTCGTACGCCGCGCAGAACGGCTGGACCGAGGGCGGCGCCAGCTTCGTCGAGAGCAACGCGGGGGCCAGCGGGGGCAAGAACGTCGGCTGGACCGCCCCGGGCAACTGGCTGAGCTACCGCGTCGACGTCGCCCGGGCCGGGACGTACGACCTGGAGCTGCGCGTCGCCAACGGCACGGGCGCGGTGGCCACCGACGCGATCTCGTTCCGCGACGCCGCGGGCGCCAAGCTGGCCACGGTCTCGGTGCCGGACACGGGTGGGTGGGCCGCCTACCAGTCGGTGCACGTGCCGGTGACCCTGGCCGCCGGGGACCAGCTGCTCACCGTCCATTGCGAGACCGGTGGCTTCAACCTGGACTACCTCACGCTGAGCTGA
- a CDS encoding cellulase family glycosylhydrolase, producing the protein MSSRLRKAGLAFLAATVAFAGTYGVTRSASADAVAQLNASQLVADMGAGWNLGNSLEANNNGIPGETAWGNPVVTQALIDRVRASGFKTIRIPVSYLGNIGAGPNYTVNAAWLNRIQEVVDYAHSRGLYVLINMHGDGYKTVTGSWLICDAADQTTIRDKYQKVWQQVATKFQSYNDHLIFESMNENFDGQYGNPTQPCYSNINAYNQIFVDTVRRTGGNNAARWLLTPGWNTNIDHTVGSGFVLPTDQYRSSTIPANEQRIMISVHYYDPWDFAGQEDGTITQWGPGATNPAKKSTWGQEDFMDGQLKKVYDKFVSRGYPVFVGEYGSIDKTTYDSTNNRYRADYARTLVATAKKYGAATAYWDNGWNGQHGFGLFNRSSATVTQQGIIDAIMGAVGGTPPTTPPATTPPATTPPPTTPPATTPPATTPPAGNGACRISSTVSAWNSGLTNSITITNTGTAAVNGWSLAFTLAAGQTIVGGWNAAYAPSSGTVTATNVSYNGTLAPGASTSIGYQANHTGNAAAPTGFRLNGVTCN; encoded by the coding sequence ATGTCATCGAGATTGAGGAAGGCCGGGCTCGCGTTCCTCGCCGCGACCGTGGCCTTCGCCGGCACGTACGGCGTGACCAGGTCCGCCTCGGCGGACGCAGTGGCCCAGTTGAACGCGTCGCAGCTGGTGGCCGACATGGGTGCCGGCTGGAACCTGGGCAACTCGCTGGAGGCCAACAACAACGGCATCCCCGGCGAGACGGCCTGGGGCAACCCGGTGGTGACCCAGGCGCTCATCGACCGGGTGCGCGCGTCGGGTTTCAAGACGATCCGGATTCCGGTCTCGTATCTCGGCAACATCGGGGCCGGCCCGAACTACACGGTGAACGCGGCCTGGCTGAACCGGATCCAGGAGGTCGTCGACTACGCCCACAGCCGCGGGCTGTACGTGCTGATCAACATGCACGGTGACGGCTACAAGACCGTCACGGGGTCGTGGCTCATCTGCGACGCGGCCGACCAGACCACGATCAGGGACAAGTATCAGAAGGTCTGGCAGCAGGTGGCGACCAAGTTCCAGAGCTACAACGACCATCTGATCTTCGAGTCGATGAACGAGAACTTCGACGGCCAGTACGGCAACCCGACTCAGCCGTGCTACTCGAACATCAACGCGTACAACCAGATCTTTGTGGACACCGTACGGCGGACCGGTGGCAACAACGCGGCGCGCTGGCTGCTGACGCCCGGCTGGAACACGAACATCGACCACACGGTGGGCAGCGGCTTCGTGCTCCCGACCGACCAGTACAGGTCGTCCACCATCCCCGCCAACGAGCAGCGGATCATGATCTCCGTCCACTACTACGACCCGTGGGACTTCGCGGGTCAGGAGGACGGCACCATCACGCAGTGGGGGCCGGGCGCGACCAACCCGGCCAAGAAGTCGACGTGGGGTCAGGAAGACTTCATGGACGGCCAGTTGAAGAAGGTGTACGACAAGTTCGTTTCGCGCGGCTATCCGGTGTTCGTCGGTGAGTACGGCTCGATCGACAAGACGACGTACGACTCCACGAACAACCGCTACCGTGCGGATTACGCGCGCACCCTGGTCGCCACGGCCAAGAAGTACGGCGCGGCCACCGCCTACTGGGACAACGGCTGGAACGGGCAGCACGGTTTCGGCCTGTTCAACCGCAGCTCCGCCACGGTGACCCAGCAGGGCATCATCGACGCCATCATGGGCGCCGTCGGTGGCACCCCACCCACCACGCCGCCCGCGACCACACCCCCGGCGACGACTCCGCCGCCCACCACACCCCCGGCGACCACCCCGCCCGCCACCACCCCGCCTGCGGGTAACGGGGCCTGCCGGATCAGCAGCACGGTCAGCGCCTGGAACTCCGGCCTGACCAACTCCATCACGATCACCAACACGGGCACCGCCGCCGTCAACGGCTGGTCGTTGGCCTTCACCCTGGCCGCCGGGCAGACCATCGTCGGCGGGTGGAACGCCGCCTACGCGCCGTCCAGCGGCACGGTGACCGCGACCAACGTCAGCTACAACGGCACGCTGGCGCCGGGTGCCTCGACGAGCATCGGCTACCAGGCCAACCACACGGGCAACGCCGCCGCCCCGACGGGCTTCCGGCTCAACGGCGTCACCTGCAACTGA